The sequence AACTTCTACTCTAACAGAACTATACGAAAGAAGAATTTCTGGATGGTGATCCATATCATTTGCCAAGTTCGCTAGGACTGTTATTACTTTAATTCCGTCTAAATATTGAGATAGCTTATATACTCTAACAATTTTCGAAACTGCATCTACCGTAGTTATTTTCCAAGTAGGCGGGAGTTCCTTCCTAATTTGCTCTACTGAATGCGGAACTGGAGAGTTACCCATAAAATCTCTGAATTAAAGCACTTTTTTCAAAGCCTGTTTGATCTTCTCAGCATCGTCGATCGCTCCGTTTGAAAGAGATCCTGCACGTG comes from Leptospira johnsonii and encodes:
- a CDS encoding 4a-hydroxytetrahydrobiopterin dehydratase; protein product: MGNSPVPHSVEQIRKELPPTWKITTVDAVSKIVRVYKLSQYLDGIKVITVLANLANDMDHHPEILLSYSSVRVEVYTHSLKGLSSFDLQFALSAENLLSDL